The proteins below come from a single Desulfitobacterium metallireducens DSM 15288 genomic window:
- a CDS encoding DUF2164 family protein, with product MKQKLKLDKEKRQEMIRTLQVYFLNEREEELGDLAADLLLEFIIDKLAFEFYNQGVYDSYKFMSERTEDLLGIIKYE from the coding sequence TTGAAACAAAAATTAAAATTAGATAAGGAAAAAAGACAGGAGATGATTCGGACTCTGCAAGTTTATTTTCTTAATGAAAGAGAAGAAGAGCTAGGCGATTTAGCGGCGGATTTATTATTGGAGTTCATCATTGATAAATTAGCATTCGAGTTTTACAATCAAGGCGTGTATGATTCCTATAAATTTATGAGTGAGCGAACGGAGGATCTGCTCGGGATTATCAAATATGAGTAA
- a CDS encoding zinc-ribbon domain containing protein: protein MFEDKILTCRDCGAEFTFSASEQEFYAEKGFTNEPGRCPECRAARKAQNRNNGGYNSRPQREMFPATCANCGKETTVPFQPTGDRPVYCRECYQPSTRNSNW from the coding sequence ATGTTTGAAGACAAAATTTTAACTTGTAGAGATTGTGGCGCTGAATTTACTTTCTCCGCTTCAGAACAAGAATTCTATGCAGAAAAAGGGTTTACTAACGAACCTGGTCGTTGCCCAGAGTGCCGTGCTGCTAGAAAAGCTCAAAACAGAAACAACGGTGGATACAATTCTCGCCCACAACGCGAAATGTTCCCTGCAACCTGTGCCAACTGCGGAAAAGAAACAACAGTTCCTTTCCAACCTACTGGTGACAGACCTGTATATTGCCGTGAATGTTACCAACCCAGTACTCGTAACAGCAACTGGTAG
- a CDS encoding GNAT family N-acetyltransferase yields the protein MKILEASENCIDAILTLCKNCSEHMIDQGIDQWDEVYPNKAVFLEDIRTKSLFLAGSPNISEHIMGCIVLNEHQDPEYEMVNWQYTSEKIAVIHRLMVDPLYQRQGIAQHLMSYAENVASERKYGAIRLDTFIENEPAIRFYKKRGYEAVGNVFFRKGKFLCFEKRLSS from the coding sequence ATGAAAATTCTTGAAGCATCGGAAAATTGTATTGATGCGATTCTGACCTTATGTAAAAATTGTTCCGAACATATGATTGATCAAGGAATTGATCAATGGGATGAAGTTTACCCAAACAAAGCGGTCTTCTTGGAGGATATCAGGACGAAATCTTTATTCCTTGCGGGATCTCCTAATATCTCTGAGCATATTATGGGGTGTATTGTCTTGAATGAACATCAAGACCCTGAATATGAAATGGTTAATTGGCAATATACATCTGAAAAAATTGCCGTGATTCATCGTTTGATGGTTGATCCTCTCTATCAAAGGCAAGGGATTGCCCAACACCTGATGAGCTATGCTGAAAACGTAGCTTCTGAAAGAAAGTATGGAGCGATTCGGTTGGATACATTTATCGAAAATGAACCTGCCATCCGTTTTTATAAGAAACGGGGTTATGAAGCTGTAGGAAATGTTTTCTTTAGAAAAGGAAAGTTCCTGTGCTTTGAAAAACGATTAAGTTCATAA
- a CDS encoding SpoIIE family protein phosphatase: MKIESQQKLVDLCFETGYCSDAVIAVASRVFEAAQEGILMTNPHGRIEFVNPAFTQTTGYTLEEVLGKSPRILKSGRHTVDFYREMWLDLSEKRQWQGEIWNKRKNGEIYPETLAIHAVYDEKSELTHYFAIFTDITADMKRRKELELGGQIQKNILRPDLIHERLRMKSLFLPYDYLSGDSYDYRWDEENQIFKGFLFDVMGHGIVTALQVSALRAIFRYVVSKDLSLSEKMQWLNHESIAILPEEFFAGAILFNIDLLKETLTYSVAGINHFLIASREQGIRKVSQPGLFLGISAEEQYEECQCSFKPGDGAVFLTDGFMDPIQEKDISLENMDITNLMEVLSSMLFRENILDDATALGFIFQK; this comes from the coding sequence ATGAAAATTGAAAGCCAACAAAAACTTGTGGATTTGTGCTTTGAAACGGGCTATTGCTCTGATGCTGTAATTGCAGTGGCTTCACGTGTTTTCGAAGCCGCCCAAGAAGGAATATTGATGACTAATCCGCACGGAAGAATTGAATTTGTAAACCCAGCCTTTACGCAAACAACGGGGTACACGCTCGAGGAAGTCTTGGGTAAAAGTCCGCGTATTCTTAAATCCGGCAGGCATACGGTCGATTTTTATCGGGAGATGTGGTTAGACCTTAGCGAAAAGAGACAATGGCAGGGTGAAATTTGGAATAAACGTAAAAATGGAGAGATCTACCCTGAAACGTTAGCCATCCATGCAGTTTATGACGAAAAGTCAGAGTTAACACATTATTTTGCGATTTTCACTGATATCACTGCGGACATGAAGAGGCGTAAAGAATTAGAATTGGGAGGCCAAATTCAAAAGAACATTTTAAGACCTGACCTAATCCATGAGAGACTGAGAATGAAAAGTCTATTTCTACCCTATGATTACTTAAGCGGAGATTCCTATGATTACCGTTGGGATGAGGAAAATCAAATTTTCAAAGGATTTCTTTTCGATGTAATGGGGCATGGGATCGTAACGGCTTTACAAGTATCTGCTCTTAGGGCAATTTTCCGGTATGTCGTCTCTAAAGATCTCTCTTTGTCGGAAAAAATGCAATGGTTGAATCACGAAAGCATAGCTATTTTGCCTGAGGAGTTCTTTGCAGGTGCTATCCTTTTTAATATCGATCTTTTAAAAGAAACATTGACCTATTCTGTGGCGGGAATCAACCATTTCCTAATTGCTTCTAGAGAACAAGGCATAAGGAAAGTAAGCCAACCCGGGCTCTTCTTAGGTATATCTGCAGAGGAGCAGTATGAGGAGTGTCAATGTTCATTCAAGCCTGGGGATGGAGCTGTTTTTTTAACAGACGGCTTTATGGACCCTATTCAAGAGAAAGATATCTCTTTAGAAAATATGGATATAACAAATCTTATGGAGGTGTTAAGCTCGATGCTTTTCAGAGAAAACATCCTGGATGATGCCACTGCTTTAGGTTTTATATTCCAAAAGTAA
- a CDS encoding ATP-binding protein yields the protein MRQKLMQCTFVTEQEYQAKREEVHLCIEHALKKLPENEVILVEIAINEAINNAFRAGSGQTLVPAVTLSLSLLESQCLCVRIKDAGSGFCAEEVLSDFSTRTCENNEEWQWGESGRGLFIMETVMDQVHYNAKGNAVSLLKNI from the coding sequence ATGCGACAAAAACTGATGCAGTGTACCTTTGTAACAGAGCAAGAATACCAAGCCAAACGGGAAGAGGTTCATCTATGTATTGAGCACGCTTTAAAAAAGCTACCTGAGAATGAGGTGATCCTAGTAGAAATTGCGATCAACGAAGCGATCAATAATGCGTTTAGAGCTGGTTCAGGCCAAACCTTGGTGCCCGCAGTTACGTTAAGCCTCTCCTTACTCGAATCCCAGTGCTTATGTGTTCGTATTAAGGATGCAGGGAGCGGATTCTGTGCTGAAGAGGTCTTGTCCGATTTTTCTACTCGAACGTGTGAGAATAATGAAGAATGGCAATGGGGGGAATCGGGTCGGGGGTTATTCATCATGGAGACAGTCATGGATCAGGTTCACTATAATGCTAAAGGAAATGCAGTCTCCCTACTTAAAAACATTTGA
- a CDS encoding STAS domain-containing protein yields the protein MSFEINANPQEVAVILEGKIFVEDAAQLRERLLDLINQGHRRFIIDMHKATYIDSSGLGVLVAIHKRALENGGKVVIKGLQGVVKDLFLMTRLNKVFEID from the coding sequence ATGTCGTTTGAAATTAATGCTAACCCCCAGGAGGTCGCGGTTATTTTAGAAGGGAAGATATTTGTCGAAGATGCAGCTCAGTTACGGGAAAGACTTCTCGATTTGATAAATCAAGGACATCGTCGGTTTATTATAGATATGCATAAAGCAACATATATCGATAGTTCAGGACTTGGCGTGTTAGTTGCTATCCATAAACGTGCTCTTGAGAATGGTGGAAAAGTTGTGATTAAAGGCTTACAGGGAGTTGTCAAAGATCTTTTCCTCATGACACGTCTCAATAAGGTGTTTGAAATCGATTAA
- a CDS encoding methyl-accepting chemotaxis protein: MKLSVRFRVLGGYFGIVFIFIGAILVSSYFQNKVDTSVDEVFNHANILSLSKDLQRDIHSADDNMLRASNAQTATERKPLVDAYRADLQMIDQNLAAINKLDLLPSDRQDLLKFQDLLKTYTQSNEQIIQSIPGSNLGVSGQNTFEPLVLLLTSFDQRQSDTLKANQTEILNNISSANRNNVLGTLLAVAMAIFVGAVLSRWIIREINQLQETMSKAGLGDLTVVAEVKSNDEFGDLNAAFNVMVTRLAELVNQVRDLSSNLAASSQQLAATSEEVTVSVEEVSKSMQTVASDAETGTRSIVESSQVLLELSSLTQIAKQQSQSAAASSQTTLETAESGKKTVEDAVSRMATIRTKTLETEELMVTLSELSQQIDSITETITGLADQTNLLALNAAIEAARAGESGRGFAVVAEEVRKLAELSTQGAKDASGLVQKVLVGVEAAVQSTKASREEVENGVQIMNQAGEALNNIYEAVQHTAKDVQYSVEVTDSEVASSDKIVQLINTVASAIEGTSAQAQQVAASSEEISASMETVATSIQETALMAQELNNDVDHFKVIKDKLTNKDILEKAKTDHLLWKSRVVNMIKGLETLSPEEVTSHNNCRLGKWYNSGDNSFKDISEFKAMDEPHRLVHEMAQEAAKAYQQGDIRKAQSCLKKLDLQSGKVIKYLNNLIDKAENVK; this comes from the coding sequence ATGAAGCTATCCGTCCGGTTTCGGGTTTTAGGTGGGTATTTCGGGATTGTTTTTATTTTTATTGGGGCAATTTTGGTAAGCAGCTATTTCCAGAACAAAGTGGATACAAGCGTAGATGAAGTATTTAATCATGCGAATATTTTATCGTTGTCTAAAGATTTGCAAAGAGATATTCATAGTGCTGATGATAATATGCTCAGAGCGAGCAATGCGCAAACAGCTACTGAACGCAAACCTCTGGTCGATGCTTATCGGGCTGATCTGCAAATGATTGACCAGAATCTTGCAGCAATAAACAAACTTGATCTACTGCCATCAGATCGACAGGATCTTCTAAAATTTCAAGATCTGTTGAAAACTTATACACAGTCTAATGAACAGATTATACAAAGTATACCTGGAAGTAATCTAGGGGTCTCAGGGCAGAACACATTTGAGCCTCTTGTGCTATTGCTTACGAGCTTCGATCAAAGGCAAAGTGATACTTTGAAAGCGAACCAAACGGAAATTCTAAATAATATCAGCAGCGCTAATCGTAACAATGTTTTAGGTACTCTTTTAGCAGTTGCTATGGCAATTTTCGTTGGTGCAGTCCTTTCACGCTGGATTATCCGTGAGATCAATCAATTGCAAGAGACCATGAGTAAAGCGGGACTAGGCGATCTCACGGTTGTTGCAGAAGTTAAATCAAACGATGAATTTGGGGACTTAAACGCTGCTTTTAATGTGATGGTGACCCGATTGGCAGAACTTGTGAATCAGGTTAGAGATCTTTCTAGTAATTTGGCAGCTTCTTCCCAGCAACTTGCGGCGACGAGTGAGGAAGTCACCGTTTCGGTAGAAGAAGTGAGTAAAAGCATGCAAACGGTAGCTTCTGATGCGGAGACGGGTACGAGATCAATTGTCGAGTCCTCTCAGGTTTTACTTGAACTTTCTTCCTTAACTCAAATCGCTAAGCAACAAAGTCAATCTGCTGCTGCAAGTTCTCAAACAACCTTAGAAACAGCAGAAAGTGGGAAAAAGACTGTTGAAGATGCCGTGAGTAGAATGGCAACGATTCGTACCAAGACACTCGAAACAGAAGAGCTGATGGTCACCTTAAGTGAACTTTCCCAACAGATTGACTCGATTACAGAAACGATTACAGGGCTTGCTGATCAGACTAACCTTTTAGCACTTAATGCAGCGATTGAAGCTGCTCGTGCAGGTGAATCGGGAAGAGGGTTTGCTGTCGTTGCTGAAGAGGTCCGTAAATTAGCTGAACTTTCGACCCAAGGAGCGAAAGATGCATCAGGATTAGTTCAAAAAGTTCTCGTTGGGGTGGAGGCAGCAGTTCAATCAACCAAAGCGAGTCGCGAAGAAGTCGAAAATGGTGTACAAATTATGAACCAAGCTGGAGAGGCATTGAACAATATTTATGAAGCGGTGCAACATACCGCTAAGGATGTTCAATATAGTGTCGAGGTTACTGATTCAGAGGTCGCGAGCTCGGATAAGATAGTACAATTGATTAACACAGTTGCAAGTGCCATCGAAGGGACATCGGCACAAGCGCAGCAAGTTGCAGCATCTTCAGAAGAAATCAGTGCATCGATGGAAACGGTAGCAACGAGTATTCAGGAAACGGCACTCATGGCGCAAGAGTTAAATAACGATGTAGATCACTTTAAGGTGATAAAGGACAAGCTAACAAACAAGGATATTCTCGAAAAAGCGAAAACAGATCATCTCCTCTGGAAGTCACGTGTCGTAAATATGATAAAAGGGCTTGAAACGCTTTCGCCTGAAGAAGTTACTTCTCATAATAATTGTCGACTGGGTAAATGGTATAATTCGGGTGATAATTCCTTTAAGGACATCTCAGAATTTAAGGCTATGGATGAACCGCATCGCTTAGTCCATGAAATGGCACAGGAGGCGGCTAAAGCTTATCAGCAAGGAGATATTAGAAAGGCTCAAAGTTGTCTTAAAAAATTAGATCTCCAATCAGGTAAAGTCATAAAATATTTAAATAACCTTATTGATAAAGCGGAAAATGTAAAATAG
- a CDS encoding carbon starvation CstA family protein, translating to MNAIWLVIVAALVLTLGYRLYGSFIAAKILALDDSRKTPAVIHNDDRDYVPTNKWVLFGHHFAAIAGAGPLIGPTLAAQYGYMPGVLWILIGTVLAGAVHDMVILFASVRHDGLSISEIAKDELGPVAGIVSSFAVLFILIITMAGLALAVVNALFNSPWGTFTVGVTIPIALFVGIYLRWIRIGRLGEATVIGVALIFLGVILGPMVEQSFFAPYFTYSHQQLAIILAVYGFAAAALPVWLLLAPRDYLSTYLKIGVIGALALGIIFIQPNLRMPAFTPFVGGGGPIIPGPVWPFMFITIACGALSGFHAIIGTGTTPKMISRERDILPIGFGAMIVEGFVALMALIAATSLHPADYFAINTAPAVFQKLGMTIQELPQLSALVGENVAGRAGGAVSLGVGMADIFSKIPFLASISSYLYHFVIMFEALFILTTIDAGTRVGRYLLQELGGRVYKPFGRVNWFPGMIISSALISLTWGYLVYNGDISTIWPLFGVANQLLAGMALAIGTTIIFKMGKAQYAWTTIIPFIFVTITTIAAGYQNIVIYYLPVGKNLLAALTGIMMVLVTIILVIAIRRWFELMHGTPTPKLDPQS from the coding sequence ATGAATGCAATTTGGCTCGTTATTGTAGCAGCTCTCGTTTTAACTCTAGGTTATCGTCTCTACGGTTCGTTCATCGCTGCGAAAATCTTAGCCTTGGATGATAGTCGTAAGACTCCGGCAGTGATCCATAATGATGATCGAGATTATGTCCCGACTAACAAATGGGTTCTATTTGGACACCATTTTGCAGCAATTGCGGGTGCTGGCCCCTTAATCGGGCCCACTCTTGCAGCTCAATATGGCTACATGCCGGGCGTTCTCTGGATCCTTATTGGTACAGTCCTTGCTGGTGCTGTTCATGACATGGTTATCCTTTTTGCCTCAGTACGCCATGATGGTTTGTCTATTTCTGAAATTGCTAAAGATGAACTTGGTCCTGTCGCGGGCATAGTTTCTTCATTTGCCGTGCTCTTCATTTTAATCATCACCATGGCAGGATTAGCTTTAGCCGTCGTCAATGCCCTTTTTAACAGTCCCTGGGGAACGTTTACCGTTGGCGTCACCATCCCCATTGCTCTCTTTGTGGGAATCTATCTCAGATGGATACGTATTGGCAGACTCGGAGAGGCGACTGTTATTGGTGTAGCTTTAATTTTTCTTGGGGTCATCCTCGGCCCTATGGTTGAACAATCCTTCTTTGCTCCGTATTTTACCTATTCACATCAACAGCTCGCGATCATTCTCGCAGTCTATGGCTTTGCGGCTGCAGCTCTCCCCGTCTGGCTCCTCCTTGCGCCACGCGATTACCTCAGTACCTATTTAAAAATAGGCGTTATTGGTGCTTTAGCTTTAGGCATTATCTTTATCCAACCCAACCTGAGAATGCCTGCCTTTACACCCTTTGTCGGTGGTGGTGGTCCTATTATTCCTGGCCCAGTGTGGCCCTTCATGTTTATCACTATCGCCTGCGGCGCTCTTTCAGGGTTCCACGCGATTATTGGAACTGGGACCACTCCAAAAATGATTTCCCGCGAGCGGGATATCCTCCCGATTGGCTTTGGAGCTATGATTGTTGAAGGATTTGTCGCTTTAATGGCATTAATTGCTGCAACGAGTTTACATCCTGCAGATTACTTCGCCATCAATACTGCTCCTGCAGTTTTTCAGAAGTTAGGCATGACCATTCAGGAACTTCCCCAACTTTCCGCACTGGTCGGTGAAAATGTAGCAGGCAGAGCCGGAGGCGCAGTATCCCTAGGTGTAGGAATGGCAGATATCTTCAGCAAAATCCCATTCCTTGCCTCTATTTCAAGTTACCTCTACCATTTCGTCATTATGTTCGAGGCCCTTTTCATTCTCACAACCATTGATGCGGGTACACGGGTTGGTCGCTATTTATTACAAGAATTAGGAGGAAGAGTTTATAAGCCTTTCGGTAGAGTAAACTGGTTTCCAGGAATGATTATATCAAGTGCCTTAATTTCACTCACCTGGGGTTATCTCGTCTATAATGGTGATATTTCAACCATTTGGCCCTTATTCGGGGTAGCGAATCAATTACTCGCAGGTATGGCCTTAGCCATTGGGACTACCATAATTTTTAAGATGGGTAAAGCCCAATATGCTTGGACAACAATCATCCCCTTCATCTTCGTTACCATAACCACAATTGCTGCGGGATATCAAAATATTGTCATTTACTATCTTCCCGTCGGCAAAAACCTTTTAGCCGCTCTAACCGGGATCATGATGGTCTTAGTAACGATCATCCTTGTCATAGCCATTCGCAGATGGTTTGAGCTGATGCACGGAACTCCAACTCCAAAACTCGATCCTCAGAGTTAA
- a CDS encoding C40 family peptidase has product MKKRLILFAVLIMLSVLAITPTAHAATLLKVGTRDSSVQALQSDLKTLGYNPGPVDGIYGIKTKTAVQAFQQSAKLQADGIYGPLTEQALTRALKTQQILSTAQNYTGAPYLWGGNTPSGFDCSGFTQYVFAKNGITLPRVSRDQYNIGTPVRFNALQPGDLVIFSFLSSGQVSHVGIYIGDNQFLSATTSKGVIISSFSPYWKNAYIGAKRVY; this is encoded by the coding sequence TTGAAAAAGAGACTGATCTTATTTGCTGTACTGATCATGCTCAGCGTTCTTGCTATTACTCCAACTGCCCATGCCGCAACTCTGCTTAAAGTGGGTACCCGCGATTCCTCAGTTCAAGCTTTACAGTCCGATCTTAAAACACTGGGATATAATCCAGGACCCGTCGATGGAATTTACGGCATCAAAACCAAAACTGCAGTTCAGGCGTTTCAACAAAGCGCGAAACTCCAGGCGGATGGGATCTATGGTCCTTTAACCGAGCAAGCCCTAACCCGAGCACTTAAGACTCAACAGATTCTCTCAACAGCTCAAAATTATACAGGGGCTCCCTATCTATGGGGCGGAAATACCCCTTCTGGTTTTGATTGTTCAGGATTTACTCAGTACGTCTTTGCGAAAAATGGGATTACTCTTCCACGCGTCAGCCGTGATCAATATAACATAGGTACACCAGTGAGATTTAACGCTCTCCAACCTGGGGATCTGGTCATTTTTAGCTTTTTATCCAGCGGACAAGTCAGTCATGTTGGAATATACATTGGCGATAATCAATTTTTGAGTGCAACGACCTCCAAAGGCGTTATTATTTCGAGTTTTAGTCCCTATTGGAAAAATGCTTATATTGGGGCAAAACGCGTCTATTAG
- the pcrA gene encoding DNA helicase PcrA — MYRLEDLNPVQRQAVEHRDGPLLILAGAGSGKTRVLTYRIAHLIAQGIDPWNILAITFTNKAAQEMRERVGALVGSEGHGLWVATFHSACVRILRSEIEQLPGYTRSFVIYDSSDQQAVIKACMKELNFDEKKLAPRAIGGVISDAKNKLQGPEEFSRHATDYFEQKVEKVYELYQKKLKANNALDFDDIIMLTVRLFRENPEVLDHYQNKFRYIMVDEYQDTNHAQYALVNLLAKKDRNLCVVGDDDQSIYMFRGADVQNILDFERDYPEAKVLKLEQNYRSTQHILDAANSVVRNNTERKEKSLWTENEAGNPLVYYVAESEHDESRYIAERIQRLRDVEGRKFNDFAILYRTNAQSRVIEERFMKQGIPYRIFSGLKFYERMEIKDTIAYLRILYNPSDQVAFSRILNVPKRGLGESTLEKILEYANEQEMPILDAIMEADYIPDLTTRAKKPLLAFAHLMQELKVLALEESSVTRLVEEILKRTGYWDLLTVDKSPEAEARLENLREFLSVTAEYDEKALDQDENSAESEDEEEYFVPGIAGFLEQVSLVASIDSLDPAEEAIALMTIHSAKGLEFPVVFLVGMEEGIFPSSRSMMEPTLLSEERRLCYVAITRARERLYLTYAEQRMLYGRTQYNRPSEFMEEIPPQLLVDRDPIDPPPTRMKKPQSQGGNGGIRNSEGRSTWGTWDREAGNPVIAPSTSDYHVGEKVEHAKFGKGIIVSIKGEGSQAEISIVFGGQIKKLIAEYAKLTKL, encoded by the coding sequence ATGTATCGGTTAGAAGATTTAAACCCGGTGCAGCGTCAGGCTGTCGAACATCGAGATGGCCCTTTATTGATTTTAGCAGGGGCAGGTTCCGGAAAAACGCGAGTCCTGACCTATAGGATTGCCCATTTAATTGCGCAAGGAATTGATCCCTGGAATATTCTTGCGATTACCTTTACGAATAAAGCCGCTCAAGAAATGCGTGAACGAGTGGGCGCTCTAGTTGGAAGTGAAGGACATGGGCTCTGGGTCGCAACATTCCATTCTGCTTGTGTTCGAATTTTACGGAGTGAGATTGAACAGTTGCCAGGTTATACGCGTAGTTTTGTGATTTATGATTCCAGTGACCAACAAGCGGTTATCAAGGCGTGTATGAAAGAATTAAATTTTGATGAGAAGAAGTTAGCTCCCCGAGCAATCGGCGGAGTGATTAGTGATGCCAAAAATAAGTTGCAGGGTCCAGAGGAATTTTCACGACATGCCACAGATTATTTCGAGCAAAAAGTTGAGAAAGTTTATGAACTTTACCAAAAAAAGCTTAAAGCAAATAACGCCTTAGACTTTGACGATATTATCATGCTGACGGTTCGGCTCTTTCGAGAGAATCCAGAAGTCCTGGATCATTATCAAAATAAATTTCGTTATATCATGGTTGATGAATATCAAGATACGAACCATGCTCAATACGCACTGGTCAATCTTCTGGCTAAAAAAGATCGAAATCTCTGTGTCGTGGGGGACGATGACCAGTCTATTTATATGTTCCGAGGCGCAGATGTCCAGAATATTTTAGACTTTGAACGGGATTATCCTGAAGCGAAAGTGTTAAAGTTAGAGCAGAACTATCGCTCCACGCAGCATATTCTCGATGCGGCCAATTCCGTGGTGCGCAACAATACCGAACGCAAAGAAAAATCACTCTGGACGGAAAATGAGGCGGGGAATCCTCTTGTTTATTATGTTGCAGAGAGTGAGCACGATGAGTCTCGTTATATTGCAGAACGGATTCAACGCTTGAGGGATGTGGAAGGTCGTAAATTTAATGATTTTGCGATTCTCTACCGCACCAATGCTCAGTCCCGGGTCATTGAGGAACGCTTTATGAAGCAAGGTATTCCTTACCGGATTTTCTCAGGCTTAAAATTCTATGAGCGCATGGAAATCAAAGATACGATCGCTTATCTGCGTATTCTTTATAATCCCTCTGATCAGGTGGCTTTTTCACGTATTCTTAACGTTCCGAAACGGGGGTTGGGAGAGAGTACCTTAGAGAAGATTCTTGAATATGCCAACGAGCAAGAGATGCCTATTCTGGATGCCATCATGGAAGCTGATTATATTCCCGACTTGACGACACGTGCTAAAAAGCCGTTATTAGCCTTTGCTCATCTGATGCAGGAGTTGAAAGTCCTCGCACTCGAAGAAAGCTCGGTGACGCGTTTGGTGGAGGAGATCCTGAAGCGAACGGGTTATTGGGACTTGCTCACCGTTGATAAATCACCGGAAGCAGAAGCACGTTTAGAAAACTTGCGCGAGTTCTTATCGGTAACAGCCGAATATGATGAAAAAGCGTTGGATCAGGATGAAAATAGTGCTGAGAGCGAAGATGAGGAAGAATATTTTGTTCCTGGAATTGCTGGCTTCTTGGAGCAGGTTTCACTTGTGGCGAGTATTGACTCTTTAGATCCGGCTGAGGAAGCCATTGCTTTGATGACGATTCACAGTGCAAAAGGGTTGGAGTTCCCAGTCGTCTTTCTTGTGGGCATGGAGGAAGGAATTTTTCCGAGCAGTCGCTCGATGATGGAGCCAACCCTGCTCTCCGAAGAAAGGCGCTTATGCTATGTTGCCATTACACGTGCTAGGGAGAGACTTTATCTTACCTATGCAGAACAACGGATGCTTTATGGCAGAACACAATATAATCGGCCTTCGGAATTCATGGAAGAGATCCCTCCTCAATTGCTTGTGGACCGTGACCCGATTGATCCACCACCGACGCGTATGAAAAAACCGCAATCTCAAGGCGGAAACGGAGGAATCCGAAATTCCGAAGGACGTTCGACGTGGGGAACGTGGGATCGAGAAGCCGGAAACCCAGTTATAGCACCCTCGACGTCTGATTATCATGTTGGGGAAAAAGTGGAACATGCGAAATTTGGCAAAGGAATCATCGTTTCGATTAAAGGCGAAGGAAGTCAGGCTGAAATTTCGATTGTGTTTGGTGGGCAAATTAAGAAACTCATTGCTGAGTATGCTAAGCTTACAAAACTCTAA